Proteins encoded together in one Bombiscardovia nodaiensis window:
- a CDS encoding ABC transporter ATP-binding protein, producing MAIEAQGLEIRIGARLLLAATDFHVVKGDRIGLVGRNGAGKTTLTRVITGDMLPSAGSVRVTGELGYLPQDTHAGDPEQTALDRVMSAREIAAIIKRLRKAEHEMTSPDPKIMEKAMKRYDKAQQDFDAAGGYAAQSEAIVMGESLGLSQDTLRQTLGTLSGGQRRRVELARILFSGADTLILDEPTNHLDADSIEWLKGYLRKFEGGFLVISHSTELLDETVNKIWHLDAQLAQIDMYSMGWKAYLRQRVVDEERRRREREVAEKKADRLMKQGIRLHAKATKAVAAQNMMRRAERLLEGTQEAERTEKVADLRFPEPAPCGKTPIMAEEISKAYGSNIVFAGINLAVDKGSRVVILGYNGAGKTTTLRLLAGIEHPDTGEVVLGHGAKIGYFAQEHDTLEEDATVLENLQHVAPELDDTHARSILGSFLFSGDDAMKPASVLSGGEKTRLALATLVTSRANVLLLDEPTNNLDPASRDEILKAISKYEGAIVLVTHDEGAVQALNPERVLLMPDGDEDLWNDSYLDLVAEE from the coding sequence ATGGCAATTGAGGCTCAGGGACTTGAGATTCGTATAGGAGCCCGCCTCCTGCTCGCCGCCACCGACTTCCATGTGGTCAAGGGCGACCGCATCGGCTTAGTCGGGCGCAATGGCGCCGGCAAGACCACGCTCACCCGCGTAATTACTGGCGACATGCTCCCCTCGGCTGGCAGCGTGCGCGTCACCGGCGAGCTTGGCTACCTTCCCCAGGACACTCACGCCGGCGACCCTGAGCAAACAGCCTTAGACCGGGTGATGTCGGCCCGCGAAATCGCCGCCATTATCAAGCGCCTGCGCAAGGCTGAGCACGAGATGACGTCTCCTGACCCCAAAATCATGGAAAAAGCCATGAAGCGCTACGACAAAGCCCAACAAGACTTCGATGCAGCCGGCGGATATGCGGCACAGTCGGAAGCTATCGTGATGGGCGAGAGCTTGGGCTTGAGTCAAGACACCCTGAGGCAGACCTTGGGAACGCTCTCTGGCGGTCAACGGCGGCGCGTTGAACTAGCCCGTATCCTTTTCTCGGGCGCAGACACCCTGATCCTGGACGAGCCAACCAACCACTTGGACGCTGATTCCATCGAATGGCTCAAGGGCTATCTACGCAAGTTTGAGGGCGGTTTCCTGGTCATTTCCCACTCCACCGAACTCCTCGACGAAACGGTCAACAAGATCTGGCATTTGGATGCCCAGCTGGCTCAGATTGACATGTACTCCATGGGTTGGAAGGCCTACTTACGCCAGCGCGTGGTCGACGAAGAGCGCCGCCGCCGGGAGCGAGAAGTGGCTGAGAAAAAAGCTGACCGCTTGATGAAACAAGGCATTCGCTTGCACGCTAAAGCCACCAAAGCTGTAGCCGCGCAAAACATGATGCGCAGGGCCGAACGCCTGCTGGAGGGTACACAGGAGGCCGAGCGGACGGAGAAAGTCGCTGATTTGCGCTTCCCCGAACCCGCCCCCTGCGGCAAAACTCCTATCATGGCCGAAGAAATTTCTAAAGCCTACGGGTCCAACATTGTCTTTGCCGGTATCAATCTGGCCGTTGACAAGGGGTCCCGGGTAGTGATTTTAGGCTACAATGGCGCCGGTAAAACGACGACCCTACGCCTGCTCGCCGGCATCGAACACCCTGACACAGGAGAAGTTGTGCTCGGCCACGGAGCGAAAATCGGCTACTTTGCCCAGGAACACGACACCCTGGAAGAGGATGCGACCGTCTTGGAGAACCTGCAACATGTAGCTCCAGAGTTGGACGACACCCACGCCCGGAGCATTTTGGGATCCTTCCTCTTCTCTGGAGACGATGCCATGAAGCCAGCGTCCGTGCTCTCAGGCGGCGAAAAGACGCGCTTGGCTTTGGCCACCCTGGTCACATCTCGTGCCAATGTGCTCCTGCTGGACGAGCCCACCAACAACTTGGACCCGGCCTCCAGGGACGAGATCTTGAAGGCCATCTCCAAGTATGAGGGTGCCATTGTGCTGGTGACCCACGATGAGGGCGCGGTGCAGGCCTTGAACCCCGAGCGGGTGCTACTCATGCCCGACGGCGACGAGGATTTGTGGAACGACAGCTACCTGGATTTGGTGGCCGAAGAGTAA
- a CDS encoding membrane protein: MQGFEFPASQQVVALVLTVVLCGLIGFEREYLKHDAGIRTHILVGLGSCLFTLVSIYGINAAVGNFSWDASRIAAGVASGIGFIGAGVIFFNHDAVRGLTTSSAIWVASAVGVTCGASMFAVAIVAVALYFVSVLVISPIVKWVLRNRQNTGLRIVYEDGHGSLRATLLEATKMGFESRVLTIREVKREGWHGASVTVNLLGKGDVSDLVEQVGKTDGVKGVEVLGNED; the protein is encoded by the coding sequence ATGCAGGGATTCGAGTTTCCGGCTTCGCAGCAAGTCGTGGCCCTGGTACTGACGGTGGTACTGTGCGGTCTGATCGGTTTTGAGCGCGAATATTTGAAACACGATGCCGGCATCCGAACCCACATCTTGGTGGGCCTAGGCTCCTGCCTCTTTACTCTGGTTTCCATTTACGGCATCAATGCGGCGGTGGGTAACTTCTCCTGGGATGCCTCTCGTATAGCGGCCGGTGTTGCTTCCGGCATTGGTTTCATCGGTGCTGGCGTCATTTTCTTCAACCATGACGCGGTACGAGGGCTGACCACTTCCTCGGCCATCTGGGTGGCTTCGGCTGTGGGCGTCACCTGCGGAGCCAGCATGTTCGCGGTTGCCATCGTGGCAGTCGCCCTCTATTTTGTCTCAGTGCTCGTCATTTCTCCCATTGTCAAGTGGGTTCTGCGCAACCGGCAGAACACGGGTTTGCGCATTGTGTACGAGGATGGGCATGGCTCCCTGCGTGCCACCCTGCTGGAGGCCACCAAAATGGGTTTTGAATCTCGCGTACTCACCATCCGTGAGGTCAAGCGGGAGGGCTGGCACGGGGCTTCGGTCACGGTCAACCTACTGGGCAAGGGCGACGTGTCGGACTTGGTTGAGCAAGTGGGTAAGACTGACGGCGTGAAGGGTGTGGAAGTACTGGGTAACGAAGACTGA
- a CDS encoding carbohydrate kinase: MVDQDSSTDRLMNSAYEAGIIRSLEAPLLDEGQPLMQEAAQAVAVNAWLMLSQAGLDPQNSRIVLLAGGGNNGGDGLYAGARLAAIGADVTAVATSSDVLDEAAQTFVQAGGILLALSSDADIPSSDAPSSPQEVAERIDEAVELAQAADLVIDAMTGIGLTGALRGIPETLASQLSAHMSGETEEVNTGEGSTAQAHNPLILAVDIPSGVGVDDGSLPGPYLPADVTVTFGAMKPCLLLPPAAYACGHIVLVDFGFDVDEVQASVEAMSASRCSHLLRVPEREDSKYTRGVVGLVTGSENFPGAAVLSTRACASCGVGMVRYLGPERPSEHVLAALPEAVLGPGRVEAWVLGSGVAAAGSSKQQDSQRSTIAQILEAHGSWPHQGSQAHETEDSLPMVVDAGALDLLPAEGLGPKVVLTPHAGELAALLQDLGEDVTASDIAAEPVRWATRTWELTGATVLLKGAITLVVGDGQGQDPAVYTTGFGPAWLSTAGSGDVLAGLEGALLASQSTLLADDPRKAIQLAAAGAYIHAYAANLASHSQDRAWRQPLLFNPDQGKDFIEEANRAWQAGSRSVESMGPLGHPIHAADIIDQLERAQGLLLALPFQSDPATDEPASADGDDDWAAEPDEDNMSSTESADSSQASNEPTHHLSPAALVAIESLWF; this comes from the coding sequence ATGGTAGACCAAGACAGCAGCACAGACAGGCTGATGAATAGCGCTTACGAGGCCGGAATTATTCGCTCCTTGGAAGCGCCCCTGCTCGACGAGGGGCAGCCGCTGATGCAGGAGGCAGCCCAGGCGGTGGCCGTGAACGCCTGGCTCATGCTCTCTCAAGCCGGATTAGACCCCCAAAACAGCCGAATTGTCCTACTGGCTGGTGGTGGCAACAACGGTGGTGACGGCCTCTATGCTGGTGCCCGCTTAGCTGCCATCGGAGCGGATGTGACCGCCGTGGCCACTAGCAGCGATGTGCTGGATGAGGCCGCTCAAACGTTTGTGCAGGCAGGAGGCATTCTACTGGCACTTTCCAGCGATGCCGACATACCCTCCTCTGACGCGCCCTCAAGCCCCCAAGAGGTGGCTGAACGCATAGATGAAGCAGTGGAACTGGCCCAGGCAGCCGACCTGGTGATCGATGCCATGACAGGCATAGGCTTGACCGGTGCCCTGCGGGGAATTCCCGAAACCCTAGCGAGTCAGCTCAGCGCTCACATGTCTGGCGAGACCGAGGAAGTCAACACCGGTGAAGGCTCGACGGCACAAGCCCACAACCCACTGATTCTCGCCGTTGATATCCCATCAGGCGTGGGCGTGGACGACGGAAGTCTGCCCGGACCGTACCTGCCAGCCGATGTCACCGTAACCTTCGGTGCCATGAAACCCTGCCTACTTCTGCCGCCAGCCGCCTATGCCTGCGGGCATATCGTGCTTGTGGACTTTGGCTTTGACGTGGATGAGGTGCAGGCCAGTGTTGAGGCCATGAGTGCCAGTCGCTGCTCACATCTCCTGCGCGTGCCCGAGCGCGAAGACAGCAAATATACCCGGGGAGTCGTCGGTTTGGTCACTGGCTCCGAAAACTTCCCAGGTGCAGCTGTCCTGAGCACTCGAGCTTGCGCTTCCTGCGGCGTTGGCATGGTTCGCTATCTGGGGCCAGAGCGCCCTTCAGAACATGTGCTGGCCGCCCTACCGGAAGCAGTTTTAGGACCGGGCCGGGTGGAGGCCTGGGTGCTAGGTTCTGGAGTGGCTGCAGCTGGCTCAAGCAAGCAGCAGGACTCCCAGCGCTCAACCATCGCGCAGATTCTCGAAGCTCACGGCTCCTGGCCTCACCAGGGGTCCCAGGCGCACGAGACAGAAGATTCCCTGCCCATGGTGGTGGATGCTGGAGCGCTCGACTTGCTCCCGGCCGAGGGACTGGGACCCAAGGTGGTACTCACACCGCACGCCGGAGAACTGGCGGCCCTCCTACAGGACTTAGGTGAAGATGTCACCGCCAGCGACATTGCTGCCGAGCCTGTGCGCTGGGCTACGCGAACCTGGGAACTGACCGGCGCTACAGTCTTGCTCAAGGGCGCTATCACGCTCGTCGTAGGCGATGGTCAGGGCCAGGATCCAGCTGTGTACACCACAGGATTTGGACCAGCTTGGCTGTCTACAGCCGGCTCTGGTGATGTGTTGGCAGGTCTGGAAGGCGCCTTACTCGCCAGTCAATCCACACTGCTGGCCGACGACCCTCGTAAGGCCATTCAACTGGCTGCGGCCGGTGCCTACATCCATGCGTATGCAGCCAATTTGGCCAGCCACAGCCAGGATCGCGCCTGGCGTCAACCACTGCTTTTCAACCCAGACCAAGGCAAAGACTTTATAGAAGAAGCCAACCGGGCTTGGCAGGCGGGCAGCCGCTCTGTGGAAAGTATGGGCCCGCTAGGGCACCCCATTCATGCCGCTGATATTATTGACCAGCTCGAACGAGCTCAAGGCCTGCTGCTGGCTCTCCCCTTCCAGTCGGACCCAGCAACCGACGAACCTGCTTCGGCTGATGGCGACGACGATTGGGCAGCAGAGCCAGACGAGGACAATATGTCTAGCACTGAATCCGCAGACAGCAGCCAGGCCAGCAACGAACCCACTCATCACCTGAGCCCGGCAGCCTTGGTCGCCATCGAATCACTGTGGTTCTAG
- the gpm gene encoding 2,3-bisphosphoglycerate-dependent phosphoglycerate mutase, whose protein sequence is MPGQLILMRHGQSEWTRPQVNRFAGWVDVPLSSQGLQQARAAGKLLEAQELKPDVAFTSLLTRSIISANLVLDQIDRLWIPVERSWRLNERHYGAFQGQTRPAMLAEYGQERFNIYRRSYDVAPPPLAPSSPYWQGEDPRYAPTWADGLDDFDPAHIRSESLQDLTTRLLPYLRQCIQPHLAQGQTVLVVTHGSVVRALMKVLDQVSDQDIRSINVPTGVPMVYQVAVGPDGDLQRLAPGRYLDPAAARSGIAQVEALGSNPA, encoded by the coding sequence ATGCCAGGACAGCTGATTCTCATGCGGCACGGGCAGAGTGAATGGACCAGGCCCCAAGTCAACCGTTTTGCCGGTTGGGTAGATGTGCCTCTCAGCTCCCAGGGTCTGCAGCAGGCGCGGGCAGCCGGAAAACTGCTGGAAGCCCAAGAGTTGAAGCCGGATGTCGCCTTTACCTCCCTGCTGACACGCTCCATCATCAGCGCCAACCTGGTTTTAGACCAGATTGACCGGCTGTGGATCCCAGTCGAACGCTCTTGGAGACTCAATGAACGTCACTATGGGGCTTTCCAGGGGCAGACCCGACCCGCCATGCTTGCTGAATACGGCCAGGAGCGCTTCAATATCTACCGGCGCTCCTACGATGTAGCTCCCCCGCCTCTTGCTCCATCCTCGCCTTACTGGCAGGGTGAGGATCCCCGCTATGCGCCAACTTGGGCTGACGGCTTAGATGACTTTGACCCGGCTCACATCCGCTCGGAGTCGCTGCAAGACCTGACAACCCGCCTGCTCCCCTACCTACGCCAGTGTATACAGCCCCACCTGGCCCAGGGGCAGACCGTCCTCGTGGTGACCCACGGCTCAGTCGTGCGAGCCCTGATGAAGGTGCTGGACCAGGTTTCCGACCAAGACATCCGCTCCATCAATGTGCCAACTGGTGTCCCTATGGTCTATCAGGTAGCTGTCGGGCCAGACGGCGACTTGCAGCGCCTGGCCCCTGGGCGCTACTTGGATCCTGCGGCAGCACGCTCGGGTATCGCCCAAGTGGAAGCATTGGGCTCCAACCCTGCATAA
- the cpsY gene encoding LysR family transcriptional regulator has protein sequence MTILKLMTLLQLKYIAKIVECGSMNEASHELYISQPALSSSVKELENELGIEIFTRHSQGIALTVEGAEFLTYAHQILDQVDLMEQRYRQTKPRKQLCRVSTQHYMFAVEAFVEMITSSQAEEYEFTIRETRTRDIIDQVASLRSEIGIIYQSGFNGKIISKLLREKHLIFHPLFRCQPQVFISRTNPLADRSELTIEDLEPYPFLQYEQGNEGSFYFAEEPVRPDYSPQQITVSDRATMLNFIVGLNAYTVCTGIDNEDLNTEKITTIPLRSDETMLLGWVNNERAKPSPAAQLYLGKLREVIVHHGYELIDSSKL, from the coding sequence GTGACTATACTGAAACTCATGACCCTTCTCCAGCTCAAGTACATTGCTAAAATCGTGGAGTGCGGCTCCATGAACGAAGCCTCACATGAGCTCTATATCTCCCAGCCAGCCCTCTCTTCGTCGGTCAAAGAGCTGGAAAATGAGCTGGGCATCGAAATTTTCACCCGCCACTCCCAGGGCATTGCCTTGACGGTTGAGGGAGCGGAGTTCCTGACCTACGCCCACCAGATTTTGGACCAAGTTGACCTGATGGAACAACGCTACCGGCAGACCAAGCCCCGCAAGCAGCTCTGCCGTGTCTCCACCCAACACTACATGTTCGCCGTGGAAGCTTTTGTAGAGATGATTACCTCGAGCCAGGCCGAAGAGTACGAGTTTACCATTCGAGAGACCCGCACGCGCGACATTATTGACCAGGTAGCCAGTCTGCGTTCAGAAATCGGCATTATCTACCAGTCTGGTTTCAACGGCAAAATTATCAGCAAGCTCTTGCGGGAAAAGCACCTGATTTTCCATCCGCTCTTCCGCTGCCAACCACAGGTCTTCATCTCCCGCACGAACCCCCTGGCCGACCGCAGTGAGCTGACCATCGAGGATCTGGAACCCTACCCCTTCCTCCAGTATGAGCAAGGCAATGAAGGCTCCTTCTACTTTGCCGAGGAGCCCGTCAGACCCGACTACTCCCCCCAGCAGATTACAGTTTCCGACCGGGCCACCATGCTGAACTTCATTGTCGGGCTCAACGCCTACACCGTCTGCACGGGCATTGACAATGAAGATTTGAACACGGAGAAAATTACCACAATCCCCCTGCGCTCCGACGAGACCATGCTCTTGGGCTGGGTCAACAACGAACGCGCCAAGCCCTCCCCGGCTGCCCAACTGTACTTGGGCAAGCTCAGGGAGGTCATTGTCCACCACGGCTACGAGCTCATCGACTCCAGCAAGCTATGA
- a CDS encoding DSBA oxidoreductase, whose product MAEDSRGKAPAPRPQDRSGRSSQAHSRYSARLIALLALLLALAVAAGAWVVNRVSAPAAPTSRSSMAAAPAPFQPQASKAQYQALQAVEHKPSKANAQGTFVVCKNGVGTTIASVPTVEVYMDFLCGGCGELHQALDPTLIKMVRAGQINLGFNSMDFLDRLRQDQYSSRVASAVASVAQEDPDHFLDAVAHFFQKDIQPSESNPEPISNDQLAQELKSVGVPQKVAQQAASGEYIDWVQKLNAYTVTRSELRHPSGSQQGEMTTPTVLINNSYWDSDQVSARVGADGLPEALCQALGLPVKQVGVPSAVPQIGSRYRPLTQA is encoded by the coding sequence ATGGCAGAAGATTCACGAGGCAAGGCCCCGGCGCCGCGTCCACAAGACAGGAGCGGTCGGAGCTCTCAAGCGCACAGCCGGTACTCTGCCCGTCTGATAGCCCTGCTGGCCCTGCTGCTGGCCCTAGCAGTAGCAGCGGGCGCTTGGGTAGTCAACCGGGTGAGTGCACCAGCAGCACCCACGAGCCGTTCGAGTATGGCTGCAGCTCCTGCGCCGTTCCAGCCGCAGGCCAGCAAGGCGCAGTACCAGGCTCTGCAGGCGGTAGAGCATAAGCCCAGCAAGGCGAACGCGCAGGGGACTTTTGTGGTCTGCAAAAACGGTGTGGGAACCACCATTGCCAGCGTGCCAACGGTGGAAGTGTATATGGACTTCTTATGCGGCGGCTGCGGTGAGCTCCATCAGGCCCTCGACCCCACTCTGATCAAGATGGTCCGGGCTGGGCAGATTAACCTAGGGTTCAACTCTATGGACTTTCTCGACCGACTCCGCCAAGACCAGTACTCAAGCCGGGTAGCCTCTGCCGTGGCGAGCGTGGCCCAAGAGGACCCTGACCACTTTCTCGATGCCGTTGCTCACTTCTTCCAGAAGGATATCCAGCCTTCGGAGAGCAACCCTGAACCCATAAGCAATGATCAGCTGGCTCAAGAGCTCAAGTCGGTGGGTGTGCCCCAGAAGGTGGCCCAGCAGGCGGCTTCAGGAGAGTACATTGACTGGGTGCAAAAGCTCAACGCTTACACCGTCACCCGTAGTGAATTGCGCCACCCCAGTGGCAGCCAGCAGGGAGAGATGACGACGCCCACGGTCTTGATCAACAACTCCTACTGGGACAGCGATCAGGTCAGTGCCCGCGTCGGTGCCGATGGGCTGCCTGAAGCCCTCTGCCAGGCGCTCGGTCTACCGGTTAAACAAGTAGGTGTGCCCTCTGCAGTACCACAGATTGGTAGCCGCTACCGCCCGCTGACCCAAGCCTGA
- the pyrE gene encoding orotate phosphoribosyltransferase, which translates to MAALVKSNSPEGGSKLQQAFTRFLLESGALRFGDFTLKSGRRSPYFINAGAFNDGQKIALLGEFYAQRILQGMEQGQLPGQVDTVFGPAYKGIPLAVSTSIALSCTHAHPLGYTFDRKEPKDHGDGGSLVGTQLEDGMRVLLVDDVMTAGTAVRECVPKILAAAKVQIVGLVLSVDRMEVANDSGQSAVESVMDEFGFPVLSIANIAQVFAAASTMADAQGKLMMDEELAGRAQAYLDQYGA; encoded by the coding sequence ATGGCAGCACTAGTAAAATCAAACTCCCCGGAGGGTGGCAGCAAGCTTCAGCAGGCTTTCACCCGTTTTCTGCTGGAGAGCGGGGCCCTGCGCTTTGGTGACTTCACCCTCAAGTCGGGACGGCGCTCGCCATATTTTATCAATGCCGGAGCTTTCAACGACGGGCAGAAAATCGCCCTCTTAGGAGAGTTTTATGCCCAACGCATCCTTCAGGGCATGGAGCAAGGGCAGCTGCCTGGACAGGTAGACACTGTGTTTGGCCCAGCTTATAAAGGTATTCCTCTGGCTGTTTCCACCTCCATAGCCTTGAGCTGCACCCACGCTCATCCGCTGGGGTACACCTTCGACCGCAAGGAGCCCAAAGATCACGGCGACGGCGGTTCCCTGGTGGGCACTCAGCTGGAGGATGGGATGCGGGTCTTGCTTGTGGACGATGTGATGACGGCGGGTACGGCCGTGCGCGAGTGCGTTCCCAAAATTCTCGCAGCGGCGAAGGTGCAGATTGTGGGCTTAGTCTTGAGCGTGGATCGCATGGAAGTGGCCAATGATTCCGGGCAGTCAGCAGTGGAATCCGTGATGGACGAGTTTGGCTTTCCGGTGTTGTCTATCGCCAATATTGCTCAAGTTTTTGCGGCTGCTAGCACGATGGCAGATGCTCAGGGTAAGCTCATGATGGATGAGGAACTCGCTGGCAGGGCGCAGGCTTACTTGGACCAGTATGGCGCCTGA
- the pyrD gene encoding dihydroorotate dehydrogenase, translating to MTNSVSGQAEPYVYRHPTQVAGLTWKNPVGTASGTFKLDACGDFYDVAQLGAISTKGVSPVPWEGNPSPRTAESPSGMVNAVGLQNPGVDEYLVNELPRLKALGAFVITNVAGHCDDDYAQVVAQLADSPADMLEINISCPNVTHGGMSVGTDPKALYQLIARLRNMTSKPIIVKLTPNVTDITQVARAAVDGGADALSLINTLVGMRIDIRTGRPIIANVTGGVSGPAIRPIALACVWKVRQALPDIALIGIGGIDSAQAALEFLYAGANAVEVGAAALVDPVAPVRIARELDTLLDQRPELAQRLEKGQTWQH from the coding sequence GTGACAAACAGCGTCAGTGGGCAGGCAGAGCCTTATGTCTACCGGCACCCCACGCAGGTTGCTGGACTGACCTGGAAGAACCCAGTGGGCACGGCCTCCGGCACGTTCAAGCTCGACGCTTGTGGTGACTTCTATGATGTAGCCCAGTTGGGAGCTATCTCCACCAAAGGCGTTTCACCCGTGCCCTGGGAAGGCAACCCCTCGCCGAGGACAGCCGAGTCACCTTCCGGCATGGTCAACGCCGTGGGCCTACAAAACCCGGGAGTAGACGAGTACCTGGTCAACGAGCTACCCCGGCTTAAAGCCCTGGGCGCATTCGTTATCACCAACGTGGCGGGGCATTGCGACGACGACTACGCGCAGGTCGTTGCTCAGCTGGCAGACAGCCCGGCCGATATGCTGGAAATCAACATTTCCTGCCCAAACGTGACCCACGGCGGCATGTCGGTGGGAACCGATCCTAAGGCTCTCTATCAGCTGATTGCGCGCCTGAGAAATATGACTAGTAAGCCCATAATTGTCAAGCTCACCCCTAATGTGACCGACATTACGCAGGTTGCTCGGGCAGCTGTGGACGGGGGAGCAGACGCGCTCAGTCTGATTAATACCCTCGTAGGTATGCGCATCGACATTCGCACAGGCAGACCCATTATTGCCAATGTGACTGGCGGCGTTTCAGGTCCAGCTATCCGACCTATAGCTCTGGCTTGCGTGTGGAAGGTACGCCAAGCGCTTCCCGATATTGCCCTGATTGGTATCGGTGGCATCGACTCGGCGCAGGCGGCACTCGAATTCCTCTACGCTGGCGCCAACGCTGTGGAAGTGGGAGCGGCAGCTCTGGTTGACCCTGTAGCCCCGGTGCGCATTGCTCGCGAACTTGACACCCTCCTAGACCAACGACCCGAACTAGCTCAAAGGCTAGAGAAAGGACAAACATGGCAGCACTAG
- the pyrDII gene encoding dihydroorotate dehydrogenase: MSTATMFQATQSLPVGERYGKRPGRRRARVTGSRQLARGIYQLTICDSIVAGRAQPGQFVNLYSPNPTRLLPRPFGVAQVQGSEFDLIYQIVGQGTAEFARLQAGDWVNLLGPLGQPFQLDQPGDYLLVGGGLGVPPLIRAAQSLARRTDARVLALLGYREERFADDIVRPYANQLLSIDNAAGNVITLLDRLEDQEQLSHPQILSCGPKPMMQAIAAWAAQRSIPTQLSLEERMGCGYGACVACAVDSSRGRLKVCTDGPVFRAEELGWGRE; the protein is encoded by the coding sequence GTGAGCACAGCGACAATGTTTCAAGCGACTCAATCCCTGCCAGTAGGAGAGCGCTACGGTAAGCGACCCGGGCGCCGACGGGCACGGGTGACGGGCAGTAGGCAGCTCGCTCGAGGAATCTATCAGCTCACCATCTGCGACTCAATCGTTGCGGGTAGGGCCCAACCCGGCCAATTCGTGAACCTGTACTCGCCAAACCCCACCAGGCTCCTGCCTAGACCCTTCGGCGTGGCCCAGGTCCAGGGCAGTGAGTTCGACCTCATCTACCAGATAGTAGGCCAGGGGACGGCAGAGTTCGCTCGCTTGCAAGCCGGTGACTGGGTGAACCTCTTGGGTCCCCTTGGACAGCCCTTCCAGCTAGACCAGCCTGGTGACTACCTGCTGGTTGGCGGTGGGCTGGGCGTGCCACCGCTCATTCGTGCGGCCCAGAGCCTGGCCCGGCGGACCGACGCTCGAGTGCTGGCCCTATTGGGCTACCGGGAGGAGCGGTTCGCTGACGACATCGTTAGACCCTACGCCAATCAGTTACTCTCTATCGACAACGCGGCAGGTAATGTTATCACTCTTCTGGACCGCCTGGAAGACCAGGAGCAGCTATCCCATCCGCAGATCCTCTCCTGCGGCCCCAAGCCTATGATGCAGGCGATCGCTGCCTGGGCCGCTCAACGCTCAATTCCCACTCAGCTAAGTTTGGAGGAACGTATGGGCTGTGGGTATGGGGCCTGCGTGGCTTGCGCGGTTGACAGCAGTCGGGGACGATTGAAAGTGTGTACCGACGGACCAGTATTTAGGGCGGAAGAGCTGGGCTGGGGCAGAGAGTGA
- the pyrF gene encoding orotidine 5'-phosphate decarboxylase: MDKLIEAIGRTDNPSVVGLDPQPQLLPRQLLESALSRAHGELNEDSSQAEISPLKSEQVWARQLAQAYWRFNLAVLEGVGDLVPAVKVQIAMYEALGPAGLEAYVATCAAAQERGLYVIGDIKRGDIGSTAAAYACHLSGLPLTYQQAQEELEGVSEAPTPAQGNAQLSISAWHEHAITVNPYLGSDGIDPFVQAAQASDCDLFVLVRTSNPSSQQIQELPVCDSSHRQELYMRVGKLVEAWGQDTRGQSGYSRVGAVVGATHPQAGAQLRAAMPSTFFLVPGFGAQGGSAADVAPMFDARGSGAIVNSSRGIIAAWKQEGIEPSASVEAALGQVASSARQAAIRMKVQLQEALKERS, translated from the coding sequence ATGGACAAACTGATTGAGGCCATTGGGCGAACCGACAACCCGAGCGTGGTGGGCTTAGACCCGCAGCCCCAGCTCCTGCCCCGCCAGCTCCTCGAGTCAGCTTTGAGCCGGGCGCACGGGGAGCTCAATGAGGACTCTAGCCAGGCGGAGATAAGTCCTCTAAAAAGCGAGCAGGTCTGGGCTCGGCAGCTGGCCCAAGCATACTGGCGCTTCAACCTAGCCGTTCTTGAGGGTGTGGGTGACCTGGTGCCCGCTGTGAAGGTGCAGATAGCCATGTACGAGGCGCTTGGACCAGCTGGCTTGGAGGCGTACGTGGCAACCTGCGCGGCCGCCCAAGAGCGCGGACTGTATGTGATTGGTGACATCAAGCGCGGCGACATTGGTTCCACTGCTGCCGCTTATGCCTGTCATCTGTCCGGCTTGCCTTTGACCTACCAGCAGGCTCAGGAGGAGCTTGAAGGGGTTTCCGAGGCACCGACCCCAGCCCAGGGGAATGCTCAGCTGTCGATTTCTGCCTGGCACGAACACGCTATCACGGTCAATCCTTACCTAGGCTCAGATGGTATAGATCCCTTTGTGCAGGCGGCTCAGGCCAGTGACTGCGACCTGTTCGTTCTCGTGCGTACCTCCAACCCTTCCTCGCAGCAGATTCAGGAGTTGCCCGTGTGCGACTCCTCCCACAGGCAAGAACTCTATATGAGAGTGGGCAAGCTGGTGGAAGCCTGGGGGCAGGACACTCGCGGGCAGAGCGGTTATTCGCGGGTAGGGGCCGTTGTGGGTGCTACTCACCCGCAGGCTGGAGCTCAACTACGGGCCGCCATGCCGTCCACCTTCTTCCTGGTGCCCGGTTTTGGTGCTCAGGGAGGTTCAGCCGCCGACGTGGCCCCAATGTTTGACGCTCGTGGGTCTGGTGCTATTGTGAACTCCTCCCGAGGCATTATTGCTGCCTGGAAGCAGGAGGGGATTGAGCCTTCGGCCAGTGTTGAGGCAGCTCTCGGTCAGGTGGCATCCAGTGCCCGGCAGGCTGCTATCCGCATGAAAGTACAACTTCAAGAAGCCCTGAAGGAGCGTTCGTGA